The Raphanus sativus cultivar WK10039 chromosome 6, ASM80110v3, whole genome shotgun sequence sequence caaattatattgtgcttttaaaataaataaaaaagattaaataaataaaaataacaatagttctcaataaagattattttaaaaaatatttatttataagatttgaagtttagtgtttaagatttatagtttagaatttatccaaatgtttagtgtttttccaagggttagggtttacccaatagtttagggtttacccaagggtttagggtttaggattagagtttagggtttagtgttttgttgacaacatatTTAGTGTTTTCCAaggatttatggtttacccaagggtttagggtttaggattagagtttagggtttagtattagagtttagggtttagtgttttgatgacaacattaattttttaattcgtttttatatactatttttatttatttttaaattttattttgaaaaaataatataatttgacaaattatttgtttccttaattaaaagatattgaatctaaaatgacaagtttttattggttggtgaacctaaaggttcaccctagggagtgaacccaagaataactcttaaAAACAAAACGATCACAATGCCCTCATCAACTtcttatatgattttataaaactagtttaaagTCGTCTTTGGTTTTTCTTCACAATTTTAccattttaaaaagttattattgatgtatttaacttttatataaaagatCTATAGCCCGAAATCTGATTCGGAACTAGAATCTTTGATATTAAACTTgatttttcttatcaatattaaCTTGATTTGCATcatatttcattttcatttatcaaatatttatagtaaattGGATGCAACCAAATTAGACCAAAAATGAGAAAGTGACTGAAAGCAAGTTTTCAACATTAGTAAAAACAGAATGAGTATGTTCATCAACTTCTTACGCGATTTCCTAGATTAGTTTAGAgtcgttttaatttttttccacAATTTCACCATTTTCAAAAGCTATTTGTTGTTGTAGTTTATCGAAGATCTGTGACCCAAAATCCGATTTGGAACTAGAATCTTCGAAATATTGCAAGCTTTTTTATGGACAGGGGAAATACAGTTATACAAAAGTAAGCGTCaatttcttcatttctccagttATACGGGCATAATACGGCTCACACCTTAGCCATACCTATCAACTCCTTTTCACCATGACAACCTTCCGCTTTAGGACAGAGGCTATAATTACCTTTTGGTTATTTATGTCTTCTAGACAAGTACTAAATGGATAATAATGTAGTAATATTCTAGACAAACCAGTATATCCATAAAGCAGAGAGACATACGATTAACACAAAGCAAAGTTCATTTGTGGTAAGAGAGCCAAAGTAAAGAAAGATCAGCCTTCGTAGTCGCCTTGTGCATACTTGTTCTCGGGGTAATACACAGCAACCACTTGGTTTCCTCCAAATTTTCTTCCGTTCATCCCCGATCTGGCCTTTGCTGCGCCATCCACATCCGCATACTCTAAGAAAACCTGTATTAATATAATATCATTAGAGGGATGTGTGATCATGAACttggtaaaaaaagaaaactgttTCTCAGAGTTGACATACGAACCTTTCCAACTCCCGGTGTTGGATCATGCTCCGGATTGGGCCTCGGAATCACGACATTCACCAAATTACCTGGCACATAACAATGGATTACCAAAGAGTTCGGACAGTGTAAGTGTTAACAAATGGCAGAACGTCAGTAACATTGCTTACCGAATTTTCCACCTTCTTGTCTCATgtcctccattatgtcttcatACTCTTCATCGTCTCCAAGATCATCAGCTGTAACCACTTGAGTCAAACATACAATCTTGGTGGGCGTGCCTCCCGGTTGTAGCATAAGCCTCTGTTACACAATTTCAATAGACAATTAATGAGTAAAAGCCAGATGATTTATAGAGAGAAAGCATGAAGTAAAACCCTCACCTGCAAAGCAATCTGCTGTTGAGCATGAAGTAATACATCTTCTTGCTCAGGTTTAGGTTGAATCACACCCTGGACTGCACGCCTCACTGTAAGTGTCTTATCACCCATCTTAATCCCGTTTAGGGCGGCACAAGCAATATCTGTCACTGAAGGATCTTGGAAAACACAAAACGCATATCCCTTCGAGTTTCCAGTTTCCCTGTCTTTAACCAAGTTAAATCCTCTTAGGGGCCCAAAAGACTCCAAGAGCTCCCTGATCTGTTCTTCTGTGAAGTAATACGGAAGGCCACCAACAAAAATGCGGTCCGGACCCTCAAGCCCACCAGTAGACCCTGAAGACAATCCAACAGCCGCCAAATTGAGACTGGGATTAGGCTGGCTCGGACCTAGAGGTGCAGCCAGCGCCGGGTTATAGTCAGTTGGCCTCCTCACCTTTACAGGAACCCCCTGGAGATGTGCAAAGCTAAGATGTTAATACTCACAGTATATTgtaattaatagaaaaaaaatgaatttctaAACTGGGCAAGAAGACAATAGATTACCTCTAATATAATTCCGTCTAAAGCCATTGCATTACTAGCCTCCTCAACAGATCTCATCTCTACAAAAGCGAACTTCTTTTCATGGTTTATGTAAACGTTGACCACCGCATCACCTATGAATGAAAATCAAAGAGAAAGTGAGTTATTGTCTACACCtgtcaaaaatctaaaaacaaaaaagcaaaGGAACTTGCATCACCTGGCCCAGCAGTGTTTCCCCAATCGCCGACATCACTTGGCTAAAGAAAGTTGCAACCGactaaaacatgaaaaatcCATTCTCAGTAGTCATAAAATGACATCGCCAAAATTTGTGGTTTAAAAAGACTATAATAGACAAAACGTAACCAAACCTGTTCATTTGCAGTAGGTGGAAGGCCACCAACATAGACTCGTCGAGCATGCCTAGTTGCCTGCGATCATAACACAGTATTGTATGGGAATCTTAACATAAGATGGAcaacaagaaaataaagtaGACTGGTTAATCTTACCTGCTGAGTCATTGCTTGCATTGGCAATAAAGGAAGTGCACCCATTTGCTAAGTGAGAAGAAAGAATGAGATGTTATCAGCATGTttgccaaaaataaaaataaaacaggaAAAAAACGGAATACATATATTATACCTGACCAGGGACCATTGCAAGCATGTTCGGGAACATCCCTGGAATATTAGCAGTAGCTGGAATACTAGGAACCTGGCCTGCTAGAACAAGTAGTACACATCATAGAATGTTAGtcagaaattattatttttccgCATAAGTAGAGACCAACCAACAAGTACAAAGCTACAACACCTTCCTACCAACTAAACCCGCCAGTACAGAGTAATTCAGCATCTTATGAagattaaaatatgaaaatgtaaaATCTGTTCAAGTTGTCAAAACTTGTCAAGGCTATAGAAAACAGGCATGTAATGGCCAGTCGAAGATAAAGAATACCAATGACAACCGTTGCACGGATTCCTCCTTGTACATAGCCTTCTTAGTTCTTACTACAAAGATAagacacaaaaacaaaacaaagaccaccaaaaaaagacaaaaaacaaAAGTCTCTCAGTTCCAGAACCAATTCACCAGGGAACAAAAATAGTAAAACTTCTATGAACAAAGCAAAAACTAAAAGCCCTCTGCAATTAAAATGCAGCTTACCAAAGTAACACCGTGTAATTGATAATGATCTTTCCAAACTACGtaaaatcaaaaacaacaaGCAGTTAAGGAACATAATAACGTTGGGTAGATTAAAAGCATATACCTGGGGCAgtaacagcagcagcagctaaCATTGCGGAAGCAGGGGGCGCCATATCGAATCCACTTACCCTCTTGCTGAAAGGGCAAATGTCAATAGGTCAGACATCCGTAAAAAGAAACTACAAAATACTAGTGGCTGAACTAAACCTAAGCAACACACAAACAAACATCCAAATCATACTACATTTTGTGTTCATGCACTCATAAAAAGGTGGGGAGATAACAGAGAAACCAGGTACCTCTTGGACCGTGAGCGTGAGCGTGAACGTGATCTACGTTCAGACCTATGCCTATGCTCGGATCTTGACCTACGTTCAGAGCGGCTCCTCGAGCGAGAGCGTGACCGTCGCCTGTGTCTCTCCTCTCTATCTCGATCGCGAGAGCTCCTGAAGATAAATGATGACACCAGTCAACTTTAAGAAAGAAACAATCTTAAACAATCATAATTAACACACTATAAGTAGTACCTGTGACGGTGTCGACTTCTGTAATGATCATCGTCGTTATCATCATCATCGAGATCATCTCTTTCACGCTCCCTTTTCTCACTACGTTCTCTGCTACGGTCCCTATGACGATCTCTACGATGGCGGTCGCGTTCCCTATCTCTGTCCCTGCTCTTCTCCCTATCCCTATCCCTGTCCCTGCTCTTCTCCCTATCACGTCCCTTATCCTTGTCTTTCTCTCTGCTTCTTGAAGAATCCTTATCAAGATCATGAGAATCCTGCAAGCCAATCAAATGTCAAAGTCAAGTTAGCAACTGAACTCCTACCAATGCAAGGTCTAGGGAAGCATGATATACCGAAACcttaaactataaaaaaaaacagaactggTACTAAATTACACAGGAAAAAGCAGAGTAAAGACAAAACTGGAGCCCATGAATCCTAAATAATCAGCCCAGATAACTTTCATAACACACTGTGACGCAACACAAAGGAAAAAGCAATTGAATCGAACAAGGAACAGTGTAAAGATCAAGTGTACATACTCGAGACTTGGAGTCCTCGCTACCAAGAGACTTCATAGGCGAGTTCTCCCGAGCTGTGTGGTTctcgttgttgttgttattgtcATCTGTGGCGACAGTGACACTATCCCCGTTACCTTCGTAATTCATCTCCCCCTTTCTAATCTCTCTTCTCCGATTGTGAAAGAAAACCCTAGGAGAAGGAAttatgaagaggaagaaggttaagggtAGTACCGTAAATTGCATTCTTCCGAATAAGAGGGCCTACACCAACCGAAGATATGGGCTACTTTTGACTAATGGGCCTATCAGTTACATCAACCGAACTTCCCTTGTATTATGGACCAACTCATATACTGTATAATCGTTATGCAATACAGTGGAAAAATGCTCATTTAATTCCTAACCGACAGATAAATTATCCAACTATATCTCATATGCAAAATAATTCTCCAAATCTGCTTTGACCTTGCAAAATTGAACTCTTAAAAAGTCCACATCGAACAGTTAAAGGAAAACGTTAGTCTAATTATGTGTCTCTtttttgttcatcttcttcttccctttctTCTAATTTGAAAACCAGTAAACCTTAAACTGATTCTCATAATGATTGCAGAGGTGAATTCTCGTGAATCACGAAAAAGAGTTTGGACTATTTGAGCATGAAGAACGGAAAACATTGCTCATAAATGAATTTCCCTAGGACAAAATGATGTAAAACTtcattttatgtattttggtCGAATTATTATGATTTATCTAAAAGTTCACAACTTTTTTATAAACTGGTTAACCATAAAGCATTTGTTTTCTTGCAAACCGCAGAAAATGCAGATTTTCTTCATGTTTTTTAGTtctgttttgatatatatatatatatatatatatatatatatataatatatatatatcagtaaGAGAGAATGATAGAAACATATAAAGAAATATGAAGCGGATTGCTTGCTTACAGTACACAAcattatctattatatatttagagcAACATTATCGGTGGTGGGGGAAGGTTCTTATGCGTGGACCACACCACTTTTTtgcaaaaaccaaaacaaaaaatcgCTAATTAAGAAACATTTTGGAGAGGTTTTTTGTACGGTTTGCGGGGTTCACGACACGTGGCGGTCCGTGATtggttcatatttatttatttatttttaaaatcaaaaaaaaaaaaaaaaaagaaattttaagaACCCTTTACCGATAATGTTGCCCTAGAATAAATTGAACACTTAGATTTAGGAGTACTCTCCATAAATAGCCTATACTTTTTGCCTTATACTTAGAATACTGCGACAAGAAAACTCAAAGACTTTAACATATCAGACTCTTAACTCTTCTTTTCccatgttttatgttttgtggTTTAAGAacagactagattttgacccgcgctttcaaagcgcgggtttatgtttggtgaaaattttatataatcatatttatataatctgtcttgtatatgcatttatataacccgtctcatatatgtgttttatatccgggtttatgttcggttaaaactatattgtacatgtatttttaggttttaattttgaattagatattttaaatataaatcaatataacagttttatagttttgatcggtgttttgaaacccgactcggacctgcggttgaacgaattaccggtttgtaacccggtatttttaatattgtgatttttctaa is a genomic window containing:
- the LOC108813428 gene encoding LOW QUALITY PROTEIN: splicing factor U2af large subunit B (The sequence of the model RefSeq protein was modified relative to this genomic sequence to represent the inferred CDS: inserted 1 base in 1 codon), producing the protein MNYEGNGDSVTVATDDNNNNNENHTARENSPMKSLGSEDSKSRDSHDLDKDSSRSREKDKDKGRDREKSRDRDRDREKSRDRDRERDRHRRDRHRDRSRERSEKRERERDDLDDDDNDDDHYRSRHRHRSSRDRDREERHRRRSRSRSRSRSERRSRSEHRHRSERRSRSRSRSRSKSKRVSGFDMAPPASAMLAAAAVTAPGQVPSIPATANIPGMFPNMLAMVPGQQMGALPLLPMQAMTQQATRHARRVYVGGLPPTANEQSVATFFSQVMSAIXGNTAGPGDAVVNVYINHEKKFAFVEMRSVEEASNAMALDGIILEGVPVKVRRPTDYNPALAAPLGPSQPNPSLNLAAVGLSSGSTGGLEGPDRIFVGGLPYYFTEEQIRELLESFGPLRGFNLVKDRETGNSKGYAFCVFQDPSVTDIACAALNGIKMGDKTLTVRRAVQGVIQPKPEQEDVLLHAQQQIALQRLMLQPGGTPTKIVCLTQVVTADDLGDDEEYEDIMEDMRQEGGKFGNLVNVVIPRPNPEHDPTPGVGKVFLEYADVDGAAKARSGMNGRKFGGNQVVAVYYPENKYAQGDYEG